GTTGGATACGAGCGAGAGGGTCCGGTGAGTCCACCCGGCTGATGCGCAGGACATGCCCTTTGCGTTCTATCTCCAGCGGCTTGCCAGTTTCCAAAACGGAATCGAGCAGCCGGTAGATGTCGCGGCGCAAGTCGGTTGCCGTAGTCATGTACGTACGATATCAGTAAACTGTACGTACGTCCAGGAAACCCATCCCGGGGTCACCCCGATGAGGGTCACCTCGATGAGGGTTACGTACGTCTAGGGAACCTATCCCGGGGTCATCCCGATGAGGGTTGCGCCTGGACTTGGGTGTCGCCCGAGCCGTT
The sequence above is a segment of the Pseudomonadota bacterium genome. Coding sequences within it:
- a CDS encoding type II toxin-antitoxin system Phd/YefM family antitoxin, encoding MTTATDLRRDIYRLLDSVLETGKPLEIERKGHVLRISRVDSPDPLARIQPLPDLIVGDPADLEHVDWSGEWRP